From the unidentified bacterial endosymbiont genome, one window contains:
- the hpxU gene encoding MurR/RpiR family transcriptional regulator HpxU encodes MQQLDERLKEQYALLSGQEQRVADFIFDHFDDLISYNSAELAQLSGVSKATVSRLFRRLGYEKYKDMRDELRTLRQSGMPLTDNRDAVQGNTLLARHYKQEMANLTRWVNALDARQFSEAMACMVRARRIVIIGMRNAYPAALHLRQQLLQARGQVLVLPQPGQSLSEELVDLTPDDVVVVMAFRRRPRIIRPLMQQLQRGGIPLLLMCEPQAHSLFPLANWQLCAPLDSVSAYDSYASVNSLINLLANAFLHEILDKGRPRIHDIASLYQRLDELEQR; translated from the coding sequence ATGCAACAACTTGATGAACGTCTGAAAGAACAGTACGCGTTATTGTCCGGGCAGGAGCAGCGGGTGGCCGATTTTATTTTCGATCACTTTGACGACCTCATTAGCTACAACAGCGCCGAGCTGGCGCAGCTGAGCGGGGTGTCAAAAGCCACGGTGAGCCGGCTGTTCAGGCGTCTGGGCTATGAGAAGTACAAAGACATGCGCGATGAGCTTCGCACGCTGCGCCAGAGCGGTATGCCGTTAACAGATAACCGAGATGCCGTACAGGGCAACACGCTGCTGGCACGTCACTATAAGCAGGAGATGGCGAACCTGACCCGGTGGGTAAATGCCCTGGACGCACGGCAATTTTCCGAGGCCATGGCCTGCATGGTCAGGGCGCGGCGGATTGTGATAATCGGGATGCGTAATGCCTACCCGGCTGCGCTGCACCTGCGCCAACAGTTGTTACAGGCGCGGGGGCAAGTGCTGGTGCTGCCCCAGCCGGGACAGAGCCTGAGCGAAGAGCTGGTTGATTTAACCCCCGACGATGTCGTGGTGGTGATGGCCTTTCGCCGTCGGCCACGCATTATCCGCCCGTTAATGCAACAGCTTCAGCGCGGCGGTATTCCACTCCTGCTAATGTGCGAGCCGCAGGCCCACAGCCTGTTTCCGCTGGCAAACTGGCAGCTTTGCGCGCCGCTGGACAGCGTCTCGGCCTATGACAGCTACGCCTCGGTAAACAGCCTGATCAACCTGCTCGCGAACGCCTTTTTGCACGAAATTCTTGATAAGGGTCGTCCACGCATTCACGACATTGCCTCTCTCTACCAACGCCTCGACGAGCTGGAACAACGCTAA
- a CDS encoding ABC transporter substrate-binding protein: protein MLTQKALLLSTLFIFSSATFSSTTYPLTVENCGVKATFMQPPQRVVTVGQHETELLLALGLANKIDATSVWFGTLPVPLAKQGKNLIRLADNSPSFEAVVARKPDLVLAQYHWHIGPQGEVGTREQFSSLGINTWISPADCADKEVTKNSNADGARSIPFSLTEIQKEVTALSAIFDVAARGEQLNRELETRIEKARASVPVKPLKVIYWFSSSRLNGDPWVAGNYGAPGWISQTLGLKNIIDSHDEWPAVTWEHIAQAQPDIIVIADMSRRLYPADDVKVKEAFLRSDPVTKHIPAVRNGRIIVVPAMSLNPSLRNVDAVEQISAQLALQQSEQ, encoded by the coding sequence GTGTTAACTCAAAAAGCGCTGTTACTGTCTACACTGTTTATTTTTTCATCTGCAACATTCTCATCAACGACGTATCCTCTTACCGTGGAAAACTGCGGGGTGAAAGCGACTTTTATGCAGCCCCCCCAGCGCGTGGTAACGGTGGGACAACACGAAACAGAGCTGCTGCTGGCATTAGGACTGGCAAACAAAATCGACGCTACGTCGGTGTGGTTTGGCACGCTACCGGTGCCGCTGGCAAAGCAAGGTAAAAACCTTATCCGACTGGCGGATAACTCGCCGTCATTTGAAGCGGTGGTCGCCAGAAAACCCGATCTGGTGCTGGCCCAGTATCACTGGCATATTGGCCCGCAGGGCGAAGTCGGCACCCGGGAACAGTTTTCCTCGCTGGGAATAAATACCTGGATCTCCCCCGCCGACTGCGCGGATAAAGAAGTCACTAAAAACTCGAACGCCGACGGAGCACGTAGCATCCCCTTTTCACTGACTGAAATACAAAAAGAAGTGACCGCGCTGTCGGCCATTTTTGATGTCGCGGCACGGGGCGAGCAGCTCAACCGCGAGCTGGAAACGCGCATTGAGAAAGCGCGGGCATCTGTCCCGGTTAAACCGCTGAAGGTCATTTACTGGTTTTCCAGCAGTCGTCTGAATGGCGACCCTTGGGTGGCCGGCAATTACGGCGCTCCCGGCTGGATCAGCCAAACGCTTGGGTTAAAAAATATCATTGATTCCCACGACGAATGGCCCGCAGTGACCTGGGAGCATATTGCTCAGGCGCAGCCGGATATTATCGTCATCGCGGATATGTCCCGCAGGCTCTACCCCGCCGATGATGTTAAGGTAAAAGAGGCGTTTTTGCGCAGCGATCCGGTGACGAAGCACATTCCCGCCGTCAGAAACGGGCGCATCATCGTTGTTCCGGCGATGTCCCTGAACCCGTCCTTGCGTAACGTTGATGCGGTCGAGCAGATTAGCGCGCAACTGGCCTTGCAGCAGAGCGAACAATGA